aaggctctatataattgtagTATAACATTTTTACGCTTATaatccaatccctttgtaataaaggctgaCATACCATTTTATTTCTTAATTGCTTCCTGTATCTTCTCTTCTGCATTTCAGATAGTATAAATACAGGGGTCTGAGTGCAGCTTGCAAACTGAGTGTGGCTTGGACTGAGTGAAAagcttggagtttggtgagtgacggagttcagtgaagggggaaggagttgttccttttatttctacctttttcaCCCTTCAGTATTTGCTTCTTACATCTGTGCAGCAGAAGAAGCCGATTGGTGAATAACTGGTAAGTTTTTCTACATATAATAAATCGTTTGTAAAGTAAAGGTATGGTGAGGCAGCTTGGCTGAGTGGAATATGACTCCTGTGGTATGCGGAAAGCTGTGGACAAACCAAGTGTCTTAGACAAAcatatctgcaggaagtgtcattggctgcaaaagcttcagctccaggttttggaactCAAGCACTGGCGTGAGTCACTGATGCATCCACAAGACAGTaaactacatggatagcacatttaggaaGGTGGTCACATCGCAGGTTAGgagcacacaggcagagagggaatgggtgaccggcAGGCAACCTAAGAGAAATAGGCAGGTAGGGCAGGACACTCCTGAGTCAATCTTGCTTGCTAACTGGTTTTCTATTTTGGATACtagtgagggtgatggttcctcaCAAAAGCACAGCaacagccaagtccatggcaccaggtgactcagctgcacaggagaggaGAAAGAAGAGTGAAAGGACAATAGTGATAGAGGATTTGTTAATTAGGGGAACATATAGGCATTTCTGCAgttgtagacgtgactccaggatggtatgttggctcctggtgccagggtcaaggaggtCAGAGAGCAGCTGCAGTACATTCTTCAGGAGAAGAGTCCaaagccagaggtcgtggtccatactggtaccaatgacatagatagaaagagggatgagatcctgaaagcagactttaggaaattaagaaagaaattaaaaagcagaacctcaaaagcagtaattgcaggattactcccagtgccacgtgctagtgagaacAGGAATAGAAGGACTGAACAATTGagtggctggagaattggtgtaggagggagcacctcagatttctgaggcaattgggactggttctggggtaggtgggacctgtacaagatggatggGGTTCCACCTTAGCAGGACTGGGGCTaacatcctcgcagggagatttgctaatgctgttgaggagggttaaactagattgacaggggaatgggaacctgaaaGGGAACTCAGATTGGAGGGAACCAAaactggtaacaggaagtagaaaagcagtaagtgaaattagaaggcaggCAAAATGAAGGCAAGCATAATGTTATGATCACAGCCAATGTTAATTGCTGAGCAAACCAAGTCCCAGGGGGTAACGTTGCTTATGGGTCATACCCTttatttgtattctgaaaataagAAAATAAGAAGACGACGTATTGatttcagcagtaagaggtccagtaacacttttgggattttgaaaattaaaagtaaaagttttattaacaagaatacaAGAGTGCAGTTGCACAACTAAGGCTAGTCTTACAAATACTCCCCCAAAAAAGACTctccacttggtcaaatgcacaagtatACCTTCCAGGCAGCACTCCGTTATAGATTTTTAACTAtaagaaatccagtaatattacccaaggcaaactgttgtagcttcaataaaggcataccacacgATCTGTAACTCGCTTCCACTCAGCTGTGGAAACGAAACCTCAGAGCAAAACTGCTTGTTGAAGTCCAAGACATTGTTGGCTTGAATGGAGGGCTGGCTCAAATGGCATCTCCTCCCAGCTCAGAGGCAGCAACTCCCAAcacaacagctcaaacagctccagctcaACACCTATCCTCAGCTAAATTTcacagctaaaagcaaaatactgcagatgctggaaatctgaaacaaaaagagaaaatgttggaaaaacttagcaggtctaacagcatctgtggagattccacctgctgagtttttccagcattttttgtttttgtttcagctttccagcatctgcagtattttccttttatcttagtgtttaattcactgccaattctcctccaggaatgcctaccttgaagaagtactgctcttctctctgacaggagttctgtttgtctcttttttcTTGTTCACCttaattgctttccatttccctcctggtgtttgacaaggtgtttatcAAAACTCGCTTTGaaagccatatttccttcctcagtgactgtctccatctctgacttacgccatgtggattccaactgaagttccatcccccatgtttcaaatccacccaggattacaggaaTCTCTGGGGCATACAACGTTCCTCGGTCTGCTGTTCTtgccgcatcctgagatccacactcagtgccatccACTgctatatgaacacactcgacctctccctccatcagcactgactcatcatatctcaaagctgtccttgtccccagtttcattttattttttgtctcatccgatgccttaacaagaaactttgtcttttCCTTTCAGGCACAAGCTGCATCAACTCATTAATACCAACCCCCATCCAAGACCCTTCCCAACCCTCCGACCCAatcccatcttctaatcccagcccttgccatgaattcaccataccctctgaccttcccctctctgatgctgaatgttcagtactcagcaaaggactcagtttcataccctcacGCCTCTCACCAGGcttggcacaatgctgaactcttcttccgccacattctctgggcaggagtcctcctcccgttcaacggatccttttatccacctccaatattctccctccacctggaaccctccctctggcctcttacctgctcttgatcttttcgttGAGAACTGCCGGCATGACatcagccatctcaatttctctgctcctctcgcccattctaacctgtctccttctgaacttgccacactctGTTTTCTCAGGTCccaccctgactttgttatcaaacctgccgataagggtggtgctgttgtctggcatactgacctctaccttgcagaggctgagtgccaactctcagacacttcctcctacctctccctggaccacgaTCCCACCATcgaacatcaagtcattgttttGAGGacttctctggagatcttccctccatagcTTCCAAGAGTTTGCCCGAACAGCCcatttctacctcctccccaaaatccacaaataggacttcctggtagactgatcgtgtcagcctgttcctgccccacggaacgcatttcttgctatcttaactcctttctccctccttttgtccaatttctttccacctAAATCCATGATTCCTATGATGCCCTACGTAatatcaaaaatttccagttccctggccctaaccgcctcctcttcaccatggacattcaatccctctacacctccatcccccaccaagatggtctgagggctctctgcttcttccttgaacagaggccggAACAATCCCCGTCCACCACCACCCTGTCTGActcaacttgttctctcactgacctaaatgggccccagttatgcctgtctctttccttgtttcagtcctactcaggccccctccgaCAACTCTTTTTTTGGTTCATCAATAACTgtattggtgctgcttcatgctctcgtctgcacttggaaaaatttatcaattttgcttccaatttccaccgcttcatcaccttcacatggtccactcCTGACActttctttcccttccttgacctctctgtctcaatttctggtgatagactgtccaccagtattcattacaagcccatcgactcccacagctacctcaacttcagatcctcacatcctgcttcctgcaaggactccaccccattctctcagttccttcgcctccatcgcatctgttccgacgatgccactttccaaaatagcACTTCTaacatgtctttcttcttccttaaccaaaggtttctcacccactgtggttgatagggccctcaactgtgtctgacccatctcccatgcctctgccctcacaccttcctgtccctcccagaaccaagatagggaccctacagaatgctgacaggggaggaggtgaagggaagatgtgtttggtggtggcatcatgctggaattggcggaaatagtggtggatgatcctttgaatgcagaggctggtggggtgaaaagtgagaacaagggggaccctaataTGGTTCTGCATGCAAATGGCATggggaccccttgtcctcacatatcaccccaccagcctctgcattgaaaggatcatcctccgccatttccaccaactccagcatgatgccaccaccaaacacatcttcccttcaccacccccgcgCGCCCCCCACTGgcggctttccacagggatcgttccttctgggacaccctggtccactcctccatcaccccatacacctcaacctcatcccacagcaccttcccatgcaaacacagatggtgcaacacctgcccctttacttcccccctcctcaccatccaagggaccaaacactcctttcaagtgaagcagcacttcacttgcacttccctcaatttagtctactgcattcgctgttcccaatgcagtcacctctacattggagagaccaaacgcagattggcagaccgctttgcggaacaccttcggtctgtccgcaagcaagacccagacctccctgacgcttgccatttcaatacaccaccatgctctcatgcccacatgtccatccttggcctgctgtaatgttccagtgaagctcaacgcaaactggagggacagcatctcaacttccgactaggcactttacagtattccggacttaatattgagttcaacaatttcagatcacgagctctctcctccatccccaccccctttccgaccccccttttcccaataatttataatttttaaacaaatatatttttcttttccctcctatttttaaatttatttcaatctattgtttcatctccaccttttagcccattctatccctttcccccaccccacccccactagggcgatctgccactagcttgtcctgcttgctacccttaatgtccccattagcacatcctttagataatatcaccaccattaacagccctttgtccttttgtctatgacatctttggcagtctcttcttggcctccacctatcactggtcctctatcgaactctacctgtcccacctcctctaccagcttatatttcatctcatttctatatgtcttaattctgataaagggtcatacggactcgaaatgtcaactgtatccctctccgcagacaaaaaacagaattacctggaaaaactcagcagacctgctgagtttttccaggtaattctgtttttgttttggatttccagcatccgcagatttttttgttttaatccctctccgcagatgctgtcagacctgccgagtttttccaggtatttttgtttttgttctagatttccagaatctgcagtattttgcctttatctaagTATCAACGTTTACCTCTTAGTCAGCTCCACCCATCATTAGAATCAGAGAAAGAAATAAGGAGCAGATAAGGCCTCTGAAGATTTGTTTTACATAAACTTTGAACGTTTCCAAAGTGAAAGAGTTATCAGGAGGAGGGCAAGTTCCTTTGTTCTTGAAATAGCGTATTGTTTAAAGCTACATGGGCAATATAATTTTCTAATAAACAATTGCTTTCTTTACATGAAGAAAATCTATTTAACTGCAAACACAGCTGTCAAGGAGCACACAAATACTTGTTGACCATCCCATTTATGTGCCTCAGTTACCAAAAGCACCTGAAACTGGACTGGAATCTGGTTCAACAGGTATTCCCTGATTTCAGCTTCGGTAAACTGAGAACAGGAGCGAATGCCCGCCCACTCCTGAGGGGCTATAATTGCCATCACTTTTACTGCTCGTCCTCAGCTTGCTCCGGATCGTGAAAGCAGACTAAGTTGTTTCTCTTGGAACGTTGCGGATTGCTTCCACAAAACTAGGTAGGAGAATGGCATCAATGGGACTCCAGATTCTGGGCATAGCCCTGTGTGTGTTCGGGTGGCTGGGCGCTCTTCTCACCTGCGTGCTGCCCATGTGGAGAGTGACCGCTTTCATTGGGAACAACATCGTGGTGGCGCAGATTATTTGGGAAGGTCTTTGGATGAACTGCATTGTTCAGAGCACTGGGCAGATGCAATGTAAGGTGTACGATTCCCTGCTAGCCCTCTCCCAAGATCTCCAGGCTTCCAGAGCTCTGACCGTTATCTCCCTCGTGGTGGGAGTCCTGGGCATCCTCATCTCCATTGTGGGAGGAAAATGCACCAACTGTATAGAAAACGAGGCAACAAAGGCCAAAGTCACAATTATATCGGGAATTATCTTCATCCTGGCTGGAGTCTTGACCCTgatcccagtgtcctggtcagcGAACACCATCATCAAGGATTTCTACAACCCGCTGGTGACGGACGCCCAGAGGAGAGAACTTGGAGCTTCCTTGTACATCGGTTGGGGAACCTCGGGTCTGCTGATCCTCGGAGGGGCTCTGCTCTGCTGTTCCTGCCCTCCCAAAGACGAGAATTCCTACTCGGCAAAGTATTCTGCGCCTCGATCTATAGCTCCGAGTAAGAACTATGTGTAACTGAAAAGGAACAGATCCGAAACAATTTCCAGAGATAAGGTCACACCAACACTACGCGTTTTCTACATTGTTTGCCAATCCAAGAATTAAAGCAATTTACTGTAAAACACTTGATAAGTAATTCGCTGtataattttctttaaaaagttCAGTAACTACTATTAACCGTACGTGCCTGTTATCTAAGTTCTCAATATCAGGAAGGATTTGAAGTCAGTGAGCTTGCAACCAGCACAAGCTCAGGTACAGGGATTGCAAATCTGGCCGGAGTTTGAAAGTAAAGATGGTTGTGAAAGGGATATTGCTGGGAGATAATAAAATTTTATAAAATAACCGATGTTGAGCAGCTGTTTATATAATGTGCGGCAATGAAATTGATTTACCAGTTTAGTCGGCAATCCTTTTTTGTGAAGGCATGCTTTATAAAGCTGTACAGTAACCAGAATACCTACCTGGCACTAGGAGTATCTGGACCAATTGGAAAGAATCAGCCGCCGCCATTTCGTATCTTGTGAGAAAGTGGTAACTGTGAAATGGGTCTCTACCCTTCCTGAATAGTTTAGATCTTTAAGTAACGTGATATTAATACCAATCATATTTGTATTTCAGTGGCAACTATGTGAGTGAAGTTATTTTTTGTCTTTTCATTTTATATTGTTTTCTTAATGTTACCTCCATTTAAGTTTATTTTCTGAAGATTGTCTGAACCCTTCTTTTCCAAGCCTGGTTGTATTTAGGGCACTTTATGTTCAGTGAGCTGGGGACTAAGTATATTTGCCAATCAAAAGGGCCAAAATAAAATCCAAATCTCTTTCAGAACTTGTGTTAATTTTATTTATGTGTGGGCTAATAAAAAAAACAGGAGGAAATAGTGTCAGGGTAAAGGAGCAGAGGGGCTACAGATCTACAAATCATTAAAAGAAGTGACACAGGATAAGGCCATATGAAAACCAAGAACTTACGGGGGTTCCTTTCTGAAGgagaaaattaaaaagcaggtGAATTACGTTCGACTTTTATAAAACCTTGGTTGTTCCATACTTGCAGtaagtactgtgaacagttctgggttTCATATTACGAAAAAGATAAGGAGAAATGCAAAAAAGGCTTTAGTAAAATCATATCAGAACTGAGAAATTGTCCATATCAACAAGgacagcttgtatttatagaaAACTTTAAACATATGTTGTGCCATACAGCTTTAAATGTGCAtagtgaaacaaaatttgacactgggccGCATAAATGGATATCAGGGCAagtggtcaaaagcttggtcaaaggaatAGGTTTTaacaagcatcttaaaggaggaaagtgaggtggagcagtttagggagagaattccagagtttagggccttggcagctgaaagcatggccaccaatggtggagtgattaaaactggGCATGCTCAAGAGAGCAGAATGGGTGTGCAGTTGTCTCAGAGGGTTCTGGGGCTGcagcagattacagagataggcagaggcaaggccatggatggatttgaaaaacAAGGGTAGGAATTGAAAATTATGGTGTCACTTAATCAGGAGGCATCGTAGGTGAGCAAGTACAAGGGTGATGGGTCTTGGGGCGAGTTagggaagcagagttttggatgacctcaagatcACAGAGGCTAGAATATGGGAGGCTGGCTAAGAATATCCTGGAACAAGTCAAGTTTGAAGGGTGGACGAGTGAAGGACACACTGATGGAGGTATTTTCATGGGCATGAAGATTTAGGAGGTGTGCAAAATTGGTCGCGAGGCAGAATGATGATGCCGATATTGGACGCCACCACAAGAACCAGAAACGGTGGAGATGCCCTTTGGCCAGAAAAGTGTTTCTCTGGCCAGGAACAGCCTATAACTGAAACTAAGAAGCCAGTAGTACCAGCAGGCCAGTCACAGATTCATCAGGGAACGGCAGCGTTGTGGTATAGGCTATAAACTGTTTAAATTTACTTCAAAATATAAGTAATAAAGCAGCAAGTCACAGGCATAATAGTTGAGTCTTCTGGTAAGATAGTACAGAAGTGTAGTCTTGATGACCAGAGAAGACCAGAATTTTCCGGTCCGCCCTCTAGGCATGCTCCCCTGCGGTGGGactggtgagccattgaaatctccattcatattggcaggaccggaagattccAATAGCATGACAGGCTGGAAAATTTCTGCCCAGGAATTTTGAAGGCAAATTTGAGAAAACTTCCAAGCTCCATTAAAGCAGAAAGCAGGCATGGTCAGGGGATGGGCAGTAGTAGTTTAAACCAGCAATTAACT
This sequence is a window from Carcharodon carcharias isolate sCarCar2 chromosome 10, sCarCar2.pri, whole genome shotgun sequence. Protein-coding genes within it:
- the LOC121283164 gene encoding claudin-4-like, with translation MASMGLQILGIALCVFGWLGALLTCVLPMWRVTAFIGNNIVVAQIIWEGLWMNCIVQSTGQMQCKVYDSLLALSQDLQASRALTVISLVVGVLGILISIVGGKCTNCIENEATKAKVTIISGIIFILAGVLTLIPVSWSANTIIKDFYNPLVTDAQRRELGASLYIGWGTSGLLILGGALLCCSCPPKDENSYSAKYSAPRSIAPSKNYV